The following is a genomic window from Thermodesulfobacteriota bacterium.
TCCGTCGAGGAACCCCTCGATCGTTTCGGGGATGCGGTAGATCCGCGTCTCGAACGGCTCCGCCGGCGAATCGTTCCCCAGCCGCCGCTCCTCCCCGCGGACCAGCTTCCAGGAGCCGTCGGGAAGGATGCCGGCCTCCCGCGCCTCGATCCGCCGGACCGGATGGAAGGCGGGATCGAGCTCGAAGTACAGGAAGCCCTTCAGCGACCGGGAACCCGCGTCCACGAGGGTGGCCGAGAGGATCCCCCCTTTCCCCCGCATCCAGTACCGTTTTCCGGAGAACTGGGCCGCCACCTTGTCCGGGCGCATCCGGAGCCGCTGGATCTCCCGGGAGCGGCGGTTGGCCTCGGGCGCCAGATACTCGGAGCACAGAAGCGTCAACGCCGAAACCAGGAGGCAGCCGACCATCACCGGGAGGCAGATCCGCGCCAGGCTGTACCCGCCGGAGTGCATGGCCGTCAGCTCGTTGCCGCGGATCCGGGCGGAGAGGACGACGAGGACGGCCAGCAGCGTCCCGACGGGCGAGATCATCACGAACACCTTGGGCAGGATCGAGAGGTAATACCAGCCGATCTCCTCGAAGCTCGCGGCGTTGCGCAGGAGCCGCTCGACGTTGTTCACGAAGTCGATCACCAGGAACAGGATCATGAAGCCGAGCATGCAGGCCGCCGCGGCCCGCGCGAACTCCCGGAACATGTAACGGGAAAGGACCGTCATTTTCCCGCCAGTAGGCGCCGCATCCCCGCGGGGAGGAAATCCTGGCGGCGCTCCGACCGCCGCACGATCCATGCGGAGAAGAGGATCCCGAGCGCGTTCGGCGCCCAGAGGGCCGCGATCATGCCCCGCGGGAATCGGCCCTCCAGCATGCCCGCGGCGGCGATGAAGAGGTAGTAGAGGATGACCAGCGCCACCGTCACGGCGAAGGCGGAGGATTTTCCGCGGGCGCGCTGGGTCATCCCCAGCGGGATCGCAAGGAGGCCGAAGGAGATGCAGGAGAAGGCCAGCGAGAGCCGGCGGTGGAAATGATACCGGTAGTTCGCCCCCTTCACGGGGGCGCCGCCCCGCCGGACCCGTTCGGCGAGCTGCGGCAGCGTCATCCCCTTCGGCTCCTCCCCGATGACGGACGGGACGTCGACGGGGACCCGGAAGTCCATCCGCCCGAAGGAACCGACCCGGTACAGCGGCTTTCCCGGGTCGTCGGCGTGGATCGCCCCGTCGGAGAGCTCGATGCCCGTCGCGCCGTCGCCCGCCGCGCGGGAGAAGAGCCCCTCCTTCGCGAACACGAGGAGCGGCTCCCCGCCGGGGGAGCGGAAGGACAGGAAGACGCCGTCCATCCGGCGGCCGTCCGGCGACACGCGGTCGGTGTAGACGACGACGTCGGGCGCGATCTCCCGGAAGACGTGCTCCGACGCCCCGGCGCCCGC
Proteins encoded in this region:
- a CDS encoding LptF/LptG family permease, translating into LEITLPASLLLAVLLALGRLASDSETTALSGAGVGMRGMVPPVLIAAGVVFSASLLVAWKGIPWGYRETQRTLAKILAERAGAGASEHVFREIAPDVVVYTDRVSPDGRRMDGVFLSFRSPGGEPLLVFAKEGLFSRAAGDGATGIELSDGAIHADDPGKPLYRVGSFGRMDFRVPVDVPSVIGEEPKGMTLPQLAERVRRGGAPVKGANYRYHFHRRLSLAFSCISFGLLAIPLGMTQRARGKSSAFAVTVALVILYYLFIAAAGMLEGRFPRGMIAALWAPNALGILFSAWIVRRSERRQDFLPAGMRRLLAGK
- the lptG gene encoding LPS export ABC transporter permease LptG produces the protein MTVLSRYMFREFARAAAACMLGFMILFLVIDFVNNVERLLRNAASFEEIGWYYLSILPKVFVMISPVGTLLAVLVVLSARIRGNELTAMHSGGYSLARICLPVMVGCLLVSALTLLCSEYLAPEANRRSREIQRLRMRPDKVAAQFSGKRYWMRGKGGILSATLVDAGSRSLKGFLYFELDPAFHPVRRIEAREAGILPDGSWKLVRGEERRLGNDSPAEPFETRIYRIPETIEGFLDGETPPEEMTYAELSGYVDELRKRGFEARQHETDLQAKVAYPLLNVLIAMLAIPFALRSPRSGGVWRSIGLGLLVGFACWVVLSASLSMGKKGVFPPAVAAWLPGALFVGAGAALYRGVKG